GCGAATCCAGGTACGGGTCACCTATGTCGATCCGCGCCAGGACATTGTGCAGTTTGAAGAGATGGCGTCCTACGAGACGATGGCCCAGACGGCAACGTCGCTTTAGGGATTGGCGAAAATAAGGGCTGGGCGATCGCCGGCTAGAACCTCGCAAGCCAACCGAGTTCTAGCGGCGATTTACCCAGCAATCCTGAACTTGATTTAGAAGAAGGTGGCGTCGGAGAAGGCGATCGCCTCGGACTGATGGATCGAGAGGAAAAACTCGACCTGCACGTTGCCGAACTGAATCAGGTCCCCGTCGCGCAGCGAGAGGCGCTCGAGGGTCGGGATGCGGCGACAGTTGAGGAAGGTGCCGTTGCTGCTGCCGACATCGGTCAGGTAAAAGCCATTTTCAGGGCAGTAGCTGATGACGGAGTGACAGCGAGACACGGAGCTGTCCTGGATGCTGATGGCACAGCGAGCGCCCCGACCAACGAGCCAGCTACTGCTGAGATCTGTGATTTGCAAATCGGGCGCTGGCGTGAGGTTGGTGGCCAGAAAGCTGGTGCGCTCAGTGGCGATCGCCTGGATATAGTGGGCTGCCACACTGCAGCGCGCCGTCGGATTGAGCAGGGGCTCAATAATCGTCGTGACTTGCTCGAAGTCGTGGTTGCAGTCTGACAGGAGCGATCGCGAAATTAAGGGATTTTGTTGAAAAAAGCTGAGGGCTCGGCGACTGGCATCGGAGCAGATCTGGGTCTGTACCATAGCTTCATTCCAAGGGGCAATTTTCGTGTGTAGCAACAATCCCGTGCACTAGGGGCACAGAGATCGAAAAACGTGGAACAAGCACCCTGACCGAACTGGGCTGACTCAGAAATGAATCACGCATGCCAATAGCTAGCGTAGGCGATCGCGGCGGAGCGGAACTTTTGGAGCGATCGCCGATTTTTGAAACGCTTTGCGCAACAAAGCTGAGCGTTGCTTTAAGTTGAATACCCTATTCGTCAGGAAATACGGGTAGATATGCCTATAAAGTTTGCGAAGGTTTCACACAGCCCCGCTTTTTATAAAGCTCAGCTAAAGCCTTTGTGAAGCTAGCGAGCATCCTCCCGTCTCCAAAGGCGCAGCAGATAGTCCTGCGGGTTTTAACCCAGCAAAAAGCCCCAAAACCGTAATTTCTCGGTCATGGCTGCCCCTGATCACGATTGCAGGACTCCAAACGCCATGGTTTCCTGATAGAAAAAGCGCAACCCCGAAGTTTTCTGGCTCGTATTAACAGCTACAGTCCCACGTCCCCGCGACCTTCTACTTTGGAGTTGGGCTCGAAATGTAATAGGCTCCTGACTTTATCCGACGGGCCGCCGTGGGGCGAT
This genomic stretch from Geitlerinema sp. PCC 7407 harbors:
- a CDS encoding FHA domain-containing protein — protein: MVQTQICSDASRRALSFFQQNPLISRSLLSDCNHDFEQVTTIIEPLLNPTARCSVAAHYIQAIATERTSFLATNLTPAPDLQITDLSSSWLVGRGARCAISIQDSSVSRCHSVISYCPENGFYLTDVGSSNGTFLNCRRIPTLERLSLRDGDLIQFGNVQVEFFLSIHQSEAIAFSDATFF